GAAGCTCGTGAAGCAGCAACGTCTGAGCGCTTCAGTTAGCGGCCATGTATCTGCGGCTTACGATATTACAGCGAGTGGGGGAGTTGTACAGTAAAAGTGGGCGGGGGCATCGCAGCTGagcaaaatgtcacaaatatgaAGGACAGAAACCAGTGTTAGCGAGCCCGAACTCCCCGTTGTGTCGATCTGACCGGGATGGACTTCATCTTGGGCGGCGGGGCGGCCTGCGGAGCGTGTCTCTTCACCAACCCGCTGGAGGTCGTCAAGACGCGGATGCAACTTCAAGGGGAGCTGAAGAGCCGCGGCACCTACCAGGTTTACTATCGCAACGTTTTCCACGCTTTCTACACTATCGGTAAAGTGGACGGACTAGCCGGCTTGCAGAAAGGGCTGGTCCCCGGACTGTTTTATCAGTTCTTTATGAATGGAGTCCGGCTCGGCTCCTACGCCATCATTGAGTCGGCAGGTTACATCCACACCAACGGAAGGGTCAGCGCGGTGAAAACCACGTTAGCGGGAGCTAGTGCTGGGGTTGTAGGCGCCGTCATGGGCAGCCCTGTGTACCTGGTTAGTAGCTGAATTCACTTTGAATAAGTCAGGCGTCACCTCTGACGTCTAACAATGAACTCTCCTCATTGACAGGTGAAGACACATCTGCAGAGCCAGTCTACCTCCTCCATCGCAGTGGGACATCAGCACAGACACGAGGTAACGCACAGTGACACAAAGTGATagtgaaaatgtaaatgcagtttttttcatGTGTTCCTCCCCCTGCTTCTTCTCCGGACAGGGGATGATCCATGCTCTCAAAGTCATCTACAGGCAGCATGGCATTCTGGGACTGTGGAGGGGCTCCAGTGCTGCTATACCAAGGGTCAGCATAGGCTCTGCAACCCAGCTCTCAACTTTCTCCTCCTCTAAGGAGCTAGTCGTCGACCTAAAGGTTAGAAAATATTCATCCTTAGGGTTAGATGAAGATGGCATCCTGCCAAGAtgtaaaattctgttttataaattttctgttgtgtgtgcatgttttataaatgactTCACTGTTTGAAAGTATCTGGGTTAACTAGCCATATAACTTGATAGAGCTGTCTGAATATTTGGGGATTTaatgttgtttgtttactggaatcaaatgtttcaaaagttTGAACAAGATCCCGATTACAAGTGGCCCCAAAGTTAATTTCCTGCATAGAGTGATCAGACTCAGCCTTAGTAGACAAAGCAACTCCTTATCTGGGCTGAGGTTGAAGTAGAGTCACTGTTTCTCCATATTGAAAGGAGTCAGTTGAGGTGGTTCTC
This window of the Gambusia affinis linkage group LG15, SWU_Gaff_1.0, whole genome shotgun sequence genome carries:
- the slc25a35 gene encoding solute carrier family 25 member 35, which gives rise to MDFILGGGAACGACLFTNPLEVVKTRMQLQGELKSRGTYQVYYRNVFHAFYTIGKVDGLAGLQKGLVPGLFYQFFMNGVRLGSYAIIESAGYIHTNGRVSAVKTTLAGASAGVVGAVMGSPVYLVKTHLQSQSTSSIAVGHQHRHEGMIHALKVIYRQHGILGLWRGSSAAIPRVSIGSATQLSTFSSSKELVVDLKVFPQDSWLVPLSAGMISSVMVVLAMTPFDVVSTRLYNQPVDHLGKGQLYKGFSDCFSKTLKKEGLTGLYKGLGASYFRLGPHTILSLFFWDELRKLYQKLR